A single Ignavibacteriales bacterium DNA region contains:
- the rpoN gene encoding RNA polymerase factor sigma-54 translates to MNLNLSQKLSLTQRLTPQQILYQKILQLNVLSLEQKIKNEIELNPFLEEDISIEEAATDEAENPAEDINDEDNDEFSSKDLLDDDDYYQDDPEYLNRRGSDDEPSNIQTPQRETMSEHLIEQLHMLDIDENLMVLGEEIIGSLDDDGYLKEELSVIVKELRLFQHIDIPEETAEQLLKRIQLFDPLGIACRSLQECLLVQLHNLALDPYYSFLAEKVLTEHFEDFTHKRYKLLKKNLKLTDETLHAVLDLIHKLNPRPGEGKVETKEFNQITPDFIVEREGKSFTIALNDRSVPSVTISPAYVQMLQENKKSSRKSEVKRNTYAFLKERFESAKWFLACIEQRKNTLMRVMQSIVTKQFDFFDKGPKHLRPLIYRDLAEEINLDVSTISRVVNGKYVQSPQGIHELKYFFSESLTTESGEEISNKVIKERIKEIIAGESKSNPLSDDKLAEILNKEGINIARRTIAKYREQERIPVARLRREL, encoded by the coding sequence ATGAATCTTAATCTTTCTCAAAAACTGAGTCTTACCCAGCGCTTAACGCCTCAGCAGATTCTGTATCAGAAGATACTGCAGCTGAACGTTCTTTCGCTGGAGCAGAAGATCAAGAATGAAATTGAGCTGAATCCTTTTCTCGAAGAAGATATCAGCATTGAAGAAGCAGCAACGGATGAAGCTGAAAATCCGGCGGAAGACATTAACGATGAGGATAATGATGAGTTCAGCAGCAAAGACCTGCTGGATGATGATGACTATTACCAGGATGATCCCGAATACCTGAACCGCCGCGGCAGCGATGATGAGCCGTCGAATATTCAGACTCCTCAGCGCGAGACCATGAGCGAGCATCTTATTGAACAGCTTCACATGCTTGATATAGATGAAAACCTGATGGTGCTGGGGGAGGAGATCATAGGCAGTCTTGATGATGACGGTTATCTGAAAGAAGAACTGAGTGTAATCGTTAAAGAGCTCCGGCTGTTTCAGCATATTGATATACCGGAAGAAACCGCTGAGCAGCTGCTAAAGAGGATTCAGCTTTTTGATCCGCTGGGCATTGCCTGCCGTTCGCTGCAGGAGTGTCTGCTGGTGCAGCTGCATAATCTGGCGCTTGATCCTTATTACTCATTTCTGGCAGAGAAAGTTCTTACCGAACACTTCGAAGATTTCACCCATAAGCGTTATAAGCTGCTGAAGAAAAATCTGAAGCTGACTGACGAAACGCTTCACGCGGTGCTTGATCTGATTCACAAACTGAACCCCAGGCCGGGGGAAGGTAAGGTTGAGACAAAAGAGTTTAATCAGATTACCCCTGATTTTATTGTTGAGCGTGAGGGAAAAAGTTTTACGATTGCGCTGAATGACCGGAGTGTTCCCAGTGTTACCATCAGCCCCGCTTATGTGCAGATGCTGCAGGAGAATAAAAAATCAAGCCGTAAGTCTGAGGTAAAGCGGAATACCTACGCTTTTCTTAAAGAGCGGTTTGAATCGGCAAAGTGGTTTCTTGCCTGCATAGAGCAGCGGAAGAACACTCTGATGCGCGTGATGCAGTCAATAGTTACCAAGCAGTTTGACTTTTTTGACAAAGGCCCCAAGCATCTCCGTCCTCTTATATACAGGGATCTTGCCGAAGAGATAAATCTGGACGTCTCAACCATCAGCCGTGTGGTTAACGGAAAATATGTGCAGAGTCCGCAGGGCATACACGAGCTGAAGTATTTCTTCAGCGAATCACTCACCACGGAATCAGGCGAGGAGATTTCCAACAAGGTTATTAAAGAGAGGATTAAGGAAATCATTGCAGGGGAGTCAAAATCCAATCCGCTGAGTGATGATAAACTTGCCGAAATTCTGAATAAGGAAGGGATCAACATAGCCCGGAGAACCATAGCCAAATACCGGGAGCAGGAGCGGATACCGGTCGCGCGGCTCCGGCGGGAATTGTAA
- a CDS encoding isoprenylcysteine carboxylmethyltransferase family protein — protein MLADLLITLLLFALFAVIHTITAGRGVKQYILSRFPGFSAFYRLAYNALSLLTLWLFYELSPKPHYILFDLPYPWDFIILIPKILAGAGFIYTMQHFDGAEFLGIRQAVVYIRTGKADADPDAASVFTAKGPYRYSRHPLYLFSIIFLLSQPFVNWFYALFTLFCIIYFYAGSWYEERKLLERFGERYAEYQKRVPRIFPWDFF, from the coding sequence ATGCTGGCTGACCTGCTTATTACCCTCCTGCTGTTTGCGCTGTTCGCGGTTATTCATACCATCACGGCAGGCAGGGGAGTGAAGCAGTATATACTCAGCCGCTTTCCGGGGTTTTCGGCATTTTACCGGCTTGCCTATAACGCTCTTTCGCTCCTTACGCTCTGGCTGTTTTATGAACTGAGCCCCAAACCCCATTATATATTGTTTGATCTTCCGTACCCGTGGGATTTCATTATCCTGATTCCCAAGATACTGGCAGGGGCGGGTTTTATATATACCATGCAGCATTTTGACGGTGCGGAGTTTCTGGGCATCAGGCAGGCAGTGGTTTATATACGTACCGGAAAGGCGGACGCTGATCCTGACGCCGCGTCGGTTTTCACCGCCAAAGGCCCCTACCGCTACAGCCGCCATCCCCTCTACCTGTTTTCCATCATCTTTCTTCTTTCACAGCCGTTTGTTAACTGGTTTTATGCACTCTTCACCCTGTTTTGCATCATCTATTTTTACGCCGGTTCCTGGTATGAGGAGCGGAAACTGCTGGAGCGGTTCGGAGAGCGGTATGCAGAATATCAGAAGAGGGTACCGCGGATTTTTCCCTGGGATTTTTTTTGA
- a CDS encoding HDIG domain-containing protein, with protein MSSMIVRTSLRLKIILVVAVTILIALLFPREIALNTEVSVGSVWIQDDLISEGDFPVLKDAAQYRRELEAAKQSIFPVFRKEEAVSRKTADTLRTYLQNFTRLLDSLARKPASEITNETFFSSDVFNWMLQNRANELRRKKRTSIVQDIFSTASLTAASIYRRGILNTERDQISKDSVAIRAGNIDIIERKDRLIPPSRISAAVNEWLNPEISDSLHRESIRQILRHFLKPNLIYDAGLTREEVEIAQSKVSRYSGIVTLNERIVAKHDRITPEIKLKIDSYSIYKGEVSGLTGRVLQFTGKLLHIFSLLFLFGLYLYKFRNDLYQNNKNILLFGIMFLWLSFVTYLVNLISVTDAMKLLIFIPAGSMLLTIIYDSRVGFYSTVIAALISGALRGNDYSFVLMNVAAGAMAAYSVRDIKNRTQIFRSFLSILGGYAITILAFGFERYSSWDYILLELAFAGTSALISPVLTYGLLIFFERLFKITTELTLVELQSFDHPLLRQLSASAPGTFNHSLNVANLAEEAALAIKANGLLAKTGAYYHDIGKSLTPEYFIENQRTGANYHDTISPEESVQLLLNHVKKGIQLAEEYGLPEEIIKFIPAHHGTSVLTFFYEKAKGIYGEEKVNISDYRYPGPKPSTKETAILMLADTCESAARSLTHPDQESIEKMVDKLIKQKKEDGQLDDSPITFRDLMIIRDVFIERLQSLYHRRVAYPDPIQGEKAQDGKGIVPPSAP; from the coding sequence ATGAGCAGTATGATTGTCAGGACCTCCCTCCGTCTGAAAATCATTCTTGTTGTTGCTGTAACCATTCTTATCGCGCTCCTCTTTCCCCGTGAAATAGCTCTCAACACCGAAGTAAGCGTCGGTTCTGTATGGATACAGGATGATCTGATCTCGGAAGGGGATTTTCCCGTTCTGAAGGATGCGGCGCAGTACCGGCGGGAGCTTGAGGCCGCAAAGCAGAGCATCTTTCCTGTCTTCAGAAAAGAAGAAGCTGTTTCCAGAAAAACCGCTGACACACTCAGAACCTATCTGCAGAATTTTACACGCCTGCTTGATTCACTTGCCAGAAAGCCGGCATCAGAAATTACGAATGAGACATTTTTTTCTTCCGATGTTTTTAACTGGATGCTGCAAAACCGCGCCAATGAACTGCGGAGGAAAAAAAGAACTTCCATTGTTCAGGATATATTCAGCACGGCAAGCCTGACCGCTGCCAGTATATACCGGCGGGGGATTCTGAATACCGAGCGTGATCAGATCAGCAAGGACAGCGTTGCCATCCGCGCGGGGAATATAGATATTATTGAACGCAAGGACCGGCTGATTCCTCCTTCGCGCATAAGCGCCGCGGTTAATGAATGGCTTAATCCTGAGATCAGTGACTCTCTTCACCGCGAAAGCATCAGGCAGATACTGCGCCACTTCCTTAAGCCGAATCTGATTTATGACGCCGGTCTCACCAGGGAAGAAGTAGAAATCGCGCAGTCAAAGGTTTCCCGTTACTCAGGCATTGTAACCCTGAACGAGAGGATTGTTGCCAAACACGACCGCATTACACCGGAAATCAAGCTGAAGATTGATTCCTACAGTATATATAAAGGTGAGGTTTCGGGCCTTACCGGCAGGGTTCTGCAGTTTACCGGAAAACTGCTGCATATCTTCTCCCTGCTCTTTCTGTTCGGTCTGTATCTCTACAAGTTCAGAAATGATCTCTACCAGAATAACAAAAACATACTGCTCTTCGGCATTATGTTCCTGTGGCTTTCGTTTGTAACCTATCTGGTGAATCTGATAAGCGTAACCGACGCGATGAAACTGCTGATATTTATTCCGGCCGGGTCAATGCTTCTGACCATTATTTATGACTCCCGTGTCGGATTTTATTCAACAGTCATTGCAGCGCTTATTTCGGGCGCGCTGCGGGGAAATGATTATTCCTTCGTGCTGATGAATGTAGCTGCCGGTGCCATGGCCGCGTATTCAGTACGTGATATCAAAAACAGGACGCAGATATTCCGTTCGTTCCTGAGCATTCTCGGCGGTTATGCGATTACTATTCTTGCTTTCGGTTTTGAGCGTTACTCCTCATGGGATTATATACTCCTTGAACTTGCTTTCGCGGGCACAAGCGCGCTGATCAGTCCGGTGCTTACCTACGGACTTCTTATATTCTTTGAGCGGCTCTTTAAAATTACAACCGAACTCACTCTGGTTGAGCTGCAGAGTTTTGACCATCCTCTGCTGCGTCAGCTATCGGCAAGCGCACCGGGCACATTTAACCACTCGCTTAATGTAGCCAATCTTGCCGAAGAAGCAGCACTTGCCATTAAAGCGAACGGACTGCTTGCCAAAACCGGCGCATATTATCATGATATAGGCAAGTCCCTCACTCCTGAATATTTTATTGAGAATCAGCGCACGGGAGCAAATTATCATGATACCATTTCTCCCGAGGAAAGTGTTCAGCTTCTGCTGAATCATGTAAAAAAGGGGATACAGCTTGCGGAGGAATACGGACTGCCGGAAGAGATTATAAAATTTATTCCCGCGCATCACGGAACCAGCGTTCTCACCTTTTTCTATGAAAAGGCAAAGGGTATATACGGAGAGGAGAAAGTGAATATCAGCGACTACCGCTATCCCGGTCCCAAGCCCTCAACCAAGGAAACTGCAATACTTATGCTTGCGGATACCTGTGAGTCGGCAGCCCGCTCCCTCACCCATCCTGATCAGGAGAGCATTGAGAAGATGGTTGATAAACTGATTAAGCAGAAAAAAGAAGATGGTCAGCTTGATGACTCACCGATTACTTTCAGGGATTTAATGATTATCCGCGATGTATTTATAGAGCGGCTTCAGAGTTTATACCACCGCAGGGTCGCTTATCCCGACCCGATTCAGGGGGAGAAAGCGCAAGATGGAAAAGGAATCGTTCCTCCATCAGCTCCTTGA
- a CDS encoding DUF3109 family protein, producing MKAFYNINGVVVGKDVVKSQFVCDLVACKGACCTIPSDYGAPLLKEEVEPIRSVLPQVKELLPEQHRMIIEEEGFYETVDGELVTKSFNRRACVFVYYENEIAKCSIEKLYKAGEISVNKPVSCHLFPIRISNFGGDVLRYEKFSECKPAIENGKKHGVRIFEFCKDSLVRKYGEDWYKTLSDEVNNES from the coding sequence ATGAAAGCTTTTTACAACATAAATGGTGTAGTTGTCGGCAAAGATGTCGTAAAAAGTCAATTTGTGTGCGACCTGGTCGCGTGCAAGGGGGCCTGCTGCACTATTCCCAGTGATTATGGGGCGCCTTTACTGAAGGAAGAGGTAGAGCCGATCCGCTCGGTGCTTCCGCAGGTGAAAGAACTGCTCCCCGAACAGCACAGAATGATTATTGAGGAAGAGGGATTTTACGAAACCGTGGACGGCGAACTGGTCACCAAAAGTTTTAACCGCCGTGCCTGTGTGTTTGTCTATTACGAAAACGAAATTGCCAAGTGCTCCATCGAAAAGCTTTATAAGGCAGGGGAAATTTCGGTGAATAAGCCGGTATCGTGTCATCTCTTCCCGATCCGGATATCCAACTTCGGCGGCGATGTGCTCAGGTACGAAAAGTTCAGCGAGTGCAAGCCAGCCATCGAAAACGGAAAAAAACACGGGGTAAGGATATTTGAATTTTGTAAGGATTCCCTTGTACGTAAATACGGGGAAGACTGGTATAAAACATTATCGGACGAAGTAAACAATGAATCTTAA
- a CDS encoding HAD family hydrolase translates to MTSAQVKNLKLILFDLDGTLLDENGEIGAKSVEYTKKLEKLGVQFTFASGRLHSALTDYAKELEISTPLISLDGSLIKSYPGGDIIFESFVPEKYVEKCVAYADRFMFRIALCHADAIYYTEHNTLIPQLIDKFGARFDEVASYKPYIKETLEVVLASESKDYLKFVQNRMQFPYAFGLSTAFTKSYNTPGIYYLEIRKKGSSKATGLNLLLKRLKIKMTETAVIGDWYNDRELFQTEAYKVAVANAVPEIKNAADYVTEKPNTEDGVGDFLELVYKAKTS, encoded by the coding sequence TTGACAAGCGCGCAAGTTAAAAACTTAAAACTCATTCTTTTTGATCTTGATGGTACTCTTCTTGATGAGAATGGGGAAATCGGAGCGAAAAGCGTTGAATATACAAAGAAGCTGGAAAAGCTGGGGGTGCAATTTACCTTTGCCAGCGGCCGGCTCCATTCAGCCCTGACCGATTACGCAAAAGAACTGGAAATTTCCACTCCCCTGATTTCTCTTGACGGCTCACTGATAAAAAGTTATCCCGGCGGCGATATCATATTTGAATCCTTTGTACCGGAAAAATATGTTGAAAAGTGCGTTGCGTATGCTGACCGGTTTATGTTCAGAATAGCGCTCTGCCATGCTGACGCGATCTATTACACGGAACATAACACCCTTATTCCGCAGCTTATTGATAAGTTTGGCGCCCGTTTTGATGAAGTGGCTTCCTACAAGCCTTATATAAAGGAAACACTCGAGGTGGTGCTTGCAAGCGAGTCAAAAGATTACCTCAAATTTGTACAGAACCGGATGCAGTTCCCCTATGCATTCGGACTGAGCACGGCTTTTACCAAATCCTACAACACGCCTGGTATATACTATCTCGAAATCCGGAAAAAGGGAAGCTCAAAGGCAACCGGGCTGAATCTGCTTCTGAAGCGGCTGAAGATTAAGATGACCGAAACAGCGGTGATAGGCGACTGGTATAATGACCGCGAACTGTTTCAGACAGAGGCCTATAAAGTTGCCGTTGCGAATGCAGTTCCTGAAATCAAAAACGCCGCGGATTATGTTACCGAAAAACCAAATACCGAAGACGGCGTCGGGGATTTCCTCGAACTGGTATATAAAGCCAAAACCTCTTAG
- a CDS encoding Na+:solute symporter: MTLLDYLIIAGYFVFSIGIAIYYSKRSGKDTNEFFLSGRNLPWYLAGLSMVATTFAADTPLAVTELVARNGISGNWVWWNFLFGGMLTVFFFARLWRRAGIMTEAEFAEIRYAGKPARFLRGFRAIYLGLFMNVIIMGWVNKAMISVLTGMFGIPESEVIFYVFGCMILVAVYSALSGLWGVVVTDAFQFFIAMFGCIVLAVLVVNSSQIGGMSGLEAKLGDRPFLLDFFPQISTDVSTVTGIFSLSIVSFLAYIGLQWWASWYPGAEPGGGGYIAQRMMSAKNEKHSLYATLFFQVAHYAIRPWPWIITALATLVIYPELGADDKKMGYIYAMNDFLPAGLKGLMVAAFFAAYMSTIATQLNWGSSYVMNDLYRRFMKPAADEKHYVSVSRVFTLLLMVVSVVVTLFIDRISGAWEFILECGAGVGGVLILRWFWWRVNAWSEIAALVTPFIVYPVVKMMGIQFPESLFYIVGINTVVWVAVTYLTKPEPEEKLIGFYKRVYPGGRLWADYAKKSGLEEKKGVFGVMFVNWIAGVVFVYSMLFGTGYLLFSDFGRGFLYLSVGIFAFLVINRNLTRTGWEQLGS, translated from the coding sequence ATGACATTACTTGATTACCTGATTATAGCCGGATATTTTGTTTTCAGCATCGGCATTGCCATATACTACTCAAAACGTTCAGGCAAGGATACCAATGAGTTTTTCCTTTCCGGGCGCAATCTCCCCTGGTATCTGGCGGGGCTTTCTATGGTCGCCACTACTTTTGCGGCTGACACTCCTCTTGCGGTAACGGAACTGGTGGCACGTAACGGTATATCAGGCAACTGGGTCTGGTGGAATTTTCTTTTTGGCGGCATGCTCACCGTATTTTTCTTTGCGCGGTTATGGAGGCGGGCGGGGATAATGACCGAAGCAGAATTTGCTGAAATCCGTTATGCGGGCAAGCCGGCGCGGTTTCTCCGCGGGTTTCGTGCCATATATCTCGGGCTTTTTATGAATGTGATCATCATGGGGTGGGTTAATAAGGCAATGATCTCAGTGCTCACGGGCATGTTTGGTATTCCGGAAAGCGAAGTGATTTTTTATGTATTCGGCTGCATGATTCTGGTTGCGGTCTATTCTGCTTTATCAGGATTATGGGGAGTGGTGGTAACCGATGCGTTTCAGTTTTTTATAGCCATGTTCGGCTGTATTGTGCTCGCTGTTCTGGTTGTTAATTCATCGCAGATCGGCGGCATGAGCGGGCTTGAGGCAAAACTGGGTGACCGCCCTTTCCTGCTGGATTTCTTTCCGCAGATCAGCACTGATGTTTCAACCGTTACCGGTATTTTCAGTCTGAGCATTGTATCCTTCCTGGCGTATATAGGGCTGCAGTGGTGGGCATCATGGTATCCGGGAGCGGAGCCGGGCGGCGGCGGATATATAGCGCAGCGAATGATGTCGGCAAAAAACGAAAAGCACTCACTCTACGCAACCCTCTTTTTTCAGGTCGCGCATTATGCAATACGCCCCTGGCCGTGGATTATCACCGCTCTTGCCACCCTGGTCATTTATCCTGAGCTCGGCGCTGATGACAAGAAGATGGGTTATATATATGCCATGAATGATTTCCTTCCCGCCGGGCTGAAGGGACTGATGGTTGCGGCATTTTTCGCGGCATATATGAGCACCATAGCCACACAGCTTAACTGGGGCTCATCCTACGTGATGAATGATCTTTACCGCAGATTTATGAAACCCGCAGCGGATGAAAAGCACTATGTTTCCGTTTCAAGAGTATTTACGCTCCTGCTGATGGTGGTTTCGGTAGTTGTAACGCTTTTTATTGACCGGATATCCGGCGCGTGGGAGTTCATTCTGGAGTGCGGAGCCGGAGTGGGAGGGGTTCTTATCCTCCGCTGGTTCTGGTGGCGGGTTAATGCCTGGTCGGAAATTGCCGCACTGGTGACTCCGTTTATTGTTTACCCTGTGGTAAAGATGATGGGGATACAGTTCCCTGAAAGCCTGTTTTATATTGTCGGGATCAACACCGTGGTCTGGGTAGCGGTTACCTACCTGACTAAACCGGAACCGGAAGAGAAACTGATTGGTTTCTATAAAAGAGTTTATCCCGGAGGGCGTCTCTGGGCTGACTACGCCAAAAAGAGCGGTCTGGAAGAGAAAAAGGGGGTATTCGGTGTGATGTTTGTCAACTGGATTGCCGGAGTAGTCTTCGTATATTCAATGTTATTTGGCACAGGTTATCTCTTGTTCTCAGATTTTGGCAGAGGATTCTTATATTTGTCGGTTGGAATTTTTGCTTTTTTGGTGATTAACCGCAATCTTACCAGGACCGGCTGGGAGCAATTAGGATCCTGA